The window CGCGCTGAAGACGACGGTCTTTCCCCGGTCGGCGAGTTCGCGTGTGAACTCCAGGACGTAGTTCGTCGTCAGCGGATCCAGCCCCGAGGCGGGTTCGTCGTAGATCAGGAGGTCGGGGTCGTTGACCAGCGAGCGAGCGATGGCGACCTTCCGTTTCATCCCCTTCGACATGTCTCCCAGGCGGCGCTCTCTGTGCTCTAATTCGAGGCGGTCCAGCGTCCGCTCGGTTCGTTCCCTCGCCTCCGAGCGCGGGACGTCGTAGAGGTCGGCGAAGAAACGCAGGTACGACCGCGGCGTCATGTCCTCATAGAGCGGCGATTCCTCGGGGAGAAAGCCCAGGTTCCGCCGCATCTCCGGGTCGCCGGCGTCGTAGCCGGCCACCTCGGCGACCCCGTCGGTCGGCTCGACCAGCCCCGAGAGCATCTTCAGCGTCGTCGTCTTCCCGGCGCCGTTCGGGCCGACGATGCCGAAGATCTCGCCGCCCTCGACGGCGAAGTCGCTGCCGACGACGGCGGGGAAGTCGCCGTAGGTCTTGCGGAGCCCCTCGGCGCGTATCATCGTCATTGTCGAGCGCCACGGATCCGGCGGGAATAAAACCTGACCGCCGGGTATCGATTCTGATACGGGCTGAGTCACGAGGTTTCTTTCGTGTCATTTGGTGACAACACACAGTCGACAGTATGAAGTTCTCCACCGTGGAGGTACAACCGAACGGAGGCAAGCGTGACCGAGGACGAGGGGGACGAAAGAGCGTTCGACGCGGGCGAAAGCGACGCGACCGCCGAAGAGGGATCCGGCTGGTCCGCAGTGCCGGATGTCGGCGACGACGACCTCGAGATCCCGCTCCCGTGGAACACCGTCTCCGGCGGGGGGTCCGACCCCGACGGTATCGAGACTGGGAACGCCGACGAAGCCGACAGCGGGAGCGCCGACGAAGCCGACCGTGGGACCGCCGGCGAGGTCGCCGGCGACGAGGGTGGAGACGGGGAGGCGCCGACGGAGTCCGGAGAGGAGACGGCCGACCCCGAGACGTTCGAGGACGTCCGGTTCGTCGGACCGAAGAGCGCGGCCGTCCTCCGCGACTCCGCGGTGTCGCTCTCCGATCTGGTCGAGAAACGGGTCGCCTACCGGGATCTGACGGAAGCGGGCGTCAACCCGGGCGTCGCCGCGAAGATCAGGCGCGAACACTCGCTGTCGTGGTCGCTCGACGGCGGGGGGACGGACCTGGATCGGCGCTCTACGCAGGTCCGCGGCCTCGACGACGACGAGCGGGCGTGGATCGCGGCGTCGTCGGGCTGGTCCGACGAGTCGGCCGCGACCGAGACCGACGGGTCAGGGGACGCGACGGAGGCCGAGGCGGCCTGGCGGGCGCGGACCGACGACGCGGCGACGCCGTCCGGGGGGGAGGACCGTCCCCAGACAGCCGGCGAGGCCGCGTGGCGCGACGGAACCGGGGCGGGCGTCGGCGCGTCGGAATCCGACGAAAGCGTGGAGCGCTCCGACGTCGACGCCGAATCCGCCTGGCGAGAGCAGAGCG is drawn from Halobellus limi and contains these coding sequences:
- a CDS encoding DUF7409 domain-containing protein, whose amino-acid sequence is MTEDEGDERAFDAGESDATAEEGSGWSAVPDVGDDDLEIPLPWNTVSGGGSDPDGIETGNADEADSGSADEADRGTAGEVAGDEGGDGEAPTESGEETADPETFEDVRFVGPKSAAVLRDSAVSLSDLVEKRVAYRDLTEAGVNPGVAAKIRREHSLSWSLDGGGTDLDRRSTQVRGLDDDERAWIAASSGWSDESAATETDGSGDATEAEAAWRARTDDAATPSGGEDRPQTAGEAAWRDGTGAGVGASESDESVERSDVDAESAWREQSVPTPVTALDDIDERAAATLRRAGIGSVRRLATADPESVADALELGRDEVETWCRLAREHE
- a CDS encoding ABC transporter ATP-binding protein encodes the protein MIRAEGLRKTYGDFPAVVGSDFAVEGGEIFGIVGPNGAGKTTTLKMLSGLVEPTDGVAEVAGYDAGDPEMRRNLGFLPEESPLYEDMTPRSYLRFFADLYDVPRSEARERTERTLDRLELEHRERRLGDMSKGMKRKVAIARSLVNDPDLLIYDEPASGLDPLTTNYVLEFTRELADRGKTVVFSAHNLYHVESVCDRIVIMNRGEIIARGTVPEIREEYGETTYHVFTTVPVAGSEPDPSAGSVPAETDRHRSVVPDMDAVEDVRERAAADGGEVVDIRTREQSLEDIFLDLASGATPAAGSERGRRRTASSTDGGSER